One window of the Tachypleus tridentatus isolate NWPU-2018 chromosome 10, ASM421037v1, whole genome shotgun sequence genome contains the following:
- the LOC143231013 gene encoding N-acylneuraminate-9-phosphatase isoform X2 yields the protein MVSRYLCENGMRDIAAEMSSKKFFEHLCKMPEDPGPTQMDVDQWRTLLWVQALGPKYQFFAREAYDIFKTKTMSNFKLSRDVENMLLDLRKHYKLGLITNGSSKAQWAKVESIDGKQYFDVILVGGDYNQGKPHATIFEKAFQALDVSPKDCIMVGDNLWSDIFGGIQAGVMATVWIVRNEDGYKELDYQPDYKLRNICELLDLLPAQGSFSGLRTKRSFEFYSPVYSS from the exons ATG gtgaGTAGATATCTATGTGAGAATGGAATGCGGGACATTGCAGCTGAAATGTCTTCAAAGAAGTTTTTTGAACATCTTTGTAAAATGCCTGAAGATCCAGGGCCTACACAGATGGATGTCGATCAGTGGAGAACATTACTGTGGGTACAAGCATTAGGTCCAAAGTACCAGTTTTTTGCACGAGAGgcatatgatatttttaaaactaaaacaatgagCAATTTTAAACTCTCTAGGGATGTGGAAAATATGTTACTTGACCTAAGGAAGCACTACAAGTTAGGACTAATTACAAATGGATCATCTAAAGCACAATGGGCAAAAGTTGAAAGTATAGATGGTAAGCAATACTTTGATGTCATTCTTGTTGGAGGTGATTACAACCAAGGAAAGCCTCATGCTACCATATTTGAGAAAGCATTTCAAGCATTAGATGTCTCACCTAAAGACTGCATTATGGTAGGGGATAATCTTTGGTCGGATATCTTTGGAGGGATTCAAGCTGGAGTGATGGCAACAGTATGGATTGTGCGTAATGAGGATGGATACAAGGAGCTAGATTATCAGCCAGATTACAAACTCAGGAATATCTGTGAACTTTTAGACTTGCTTCCAGCTCAAGGAAGTTTCTCTGGGCTCCGTACAAAGAGATCATTTGAATTCTATTCACCAGTATACAGTAGTTAA
- the LOC143231013 gene encoding N-acylneuraminate-9-phosphatase isoform X1: protein MDLKLGREKLRDISTILFDLDNTLIDTRGIALRACKEVSRYLCENGMRDIAAEMSSKKFFEHLCKMPEDPGPTQMDVDQWRTLLWVQALGPKYQFFAREAYDIFKTKTMSNFKLSRDVENMLLDLRKHYKLGLITNGSSKAQWAKVESIDGKQYFDVILVGGDYNQGKPHATIFEKAFQALDVSPKDCIMVGDNLWSDIFGGIQAGVMATVWIVRNEDGYKELDYQPDYKLRNICELLDLLPAQGSFSGLRTKRSFEFYSPVYSS, encoded by the exons ATGGATCTAAAATTAGGAAGAGAAAAGTTGAGGGATATTTCAACAATTTTGTTTGACCTCGACAATACTCTAATTGACACAAGGGGTATTGCCTTGCGTGCTTGCAAAGAG gtgaGTAGATATCTATGTGAGAATGGAATGCGGGACATTGCAGCTGAAATGTCTTCAAAGAAGTTTTTTGAACATCTTTGTAAAATGCCTGAAGATCCAGGGCCTACACAGATGGATGTCGATCAGTGGAGAACATTACTGTGGGTACAAGCATTAGGTCCAAAGTACCAGTTTTTTGCACGAGAGgcatatgatatttttaaaactaaaacaatgagCAATTTTAAACTCTCTAGGGATGTGGAAAATATGTTACTTGACCTAAGGAAGCACTACAAGTTAGGACTAATTACAAATGGATCATCTAAAGCACAATGGGCAAAAGTTGAAAGTATAGATGGTAAGCAATACTTTGATGTCATTCTTGTTGGAGGTGATTACAACCAAGGAAAGCCTCATGCTACCATATTTGAGAAAGCATTTCAAGCATTAGATGTCTCACCTAAAGACTGCATTATGGTAGGGGATAATCTTTGGTCGGATATCTTTGGAGGGATTCAAGCTGGAGTGATGGCAACAGTATGGATTGTGCGTAATGAGGATGGATACAAGGAGCTAGATTATCAGCCAGATTACAAACTCAGGAATATCTGTGAACTTTTAGACTTGCTTCCAGCTCAAGGAAGTTTCTCTGGGCTCCGTACAAAGAGATCATTTGAATTCTATTCACCAGTATACAGTAGTTAA
- the LOC143231013 gene encoding N-acylneuraminate-9-phosphatase isoform X3, with the protein MRDIAAEMSSKKFFEHLCKMPEDPGPTQMDVDQWRTLLWVQALGPKYQFFAREAYDIFKTKTMSNFKLSRDVENMLLDLRKHYKLGLITNGSSKAQWAKVESIDGKQYFDVILVGGDYNQGKPHATIFEKAFQALDVSPKDCIMVGDNLWSDIFGGIQAGVMATVWIVRNEDGYKELDYQPDYKLRNICELLDLLPAQGSFSGLRTKRSFEFYSPVYSS; encoded by the coding sequence ATGCGGGACATTGCAGCTGAAATGTCTTCAAAGAAGTTTTTTGAACATCTTTGTAAAATGCCTGAAGATCCAGGGCCTACACAGATGGATGTCGATCAGTGGAGAACATTACTGTGGGTACAAGCATTAGGTCCAAAGTACCAGTTTTTTGCACGAGAGgcatatgatatttttaaaactaaaacaatgagCAATTTTAAACTCTCTAGGGATGTGGAAAATATGTTACTTGACCTAAGGAAGCACTACAAGTTAGGACTAATTACAAATGGATCATCTAAAGCACAATGGGCAAAAGTTGAAAGTATAGATGGTAAGCAATACTTTGATGTCATTCTTGTTGGAGGTGATTACAACCAAGGAAAGCCTCATGCTACCATATTTGAGAAAGCATTTCAAGCATTAGATGTCTCACCTAAAGACTGCATTATGGTAGGGGATAATCTTTGGTCGGATATCTTTGGAGGGATTCAAGCTGGAGTGATGGCAACAGTATGGATTGTGCGTAATGAGGATGGATACAAGGAGCTAGATTATCAGCCAGATTACAAACTCAGGAATATCTGTGAACTTTTAGACTTGCTTCCAGCTCAAGGAAGTTTCTCTGGGCTCCGTACAAAGAGATCATTTGAATTCTATTCACCAGTATACAGTAGTTAA